The region ATTGGACCAAGCACGCCCGCCTGAACGCCATCGTCCAGCCGGAGCAGTTCATCGAGATCGGCGAAAAGCTCGCCACCGACAAAGGCATTGTCCAGGGCGACATGGTCAAGGTCAGCACCCAGCGCGGCTACATCAAGGCCAAGGCCGTGGTGACCAAGCGCATCCGTCGCTTGGCCATTGATGGTCAGGATGTCGACACCATCGGCATTCCTTGTCATTGGGGTTACGAGGGCGCGACCCGCAAGGGCTTCCTGGCCAACACCCTGACCCCAGGCATCGGCGACTCGAACACCCATACGCCCGAGTACAAGGCGTTTCTCGTGAATATTGAAAAGGTCTGAGGGCGAAACCATGTCCATGCAATCCCAAGACATTGTCCGCCGTTCAGCCACCAGCGTGTTGACCCCGGCGCCACACACCCGCGACCACCAGGCCGAAGTGGCCAAGCTCATCGACGTGAGTATCTGCATCGGCTGCAAGGCCTGCCAGGTAGCGTGCAACGAGTGGAACGACCTGCGTGACGAAGTCGGTCACAACGTGGGGGTGTACGACAACCCGGCGGACCTGTCTGCCGAAACCTGGACGCTGATGCGCTTCGATGAAGTCGAAGATGAAAGCGGTAAGCTTGAATGGCTGATCCGCAAGGACGGCTGCATGCATTGCGCCGACCCTGGCTGCCTGAAGGCTTGTCCGCAGCCCGGTGCGATCATTCAGTACGCCAACGGCATCGTCGATTTTCAGTCCGAGCATTGCATCGGCTGCGGCTACTGCATTGCCGGCTGCCCTTTCGATGTACCACGCATCAGCCAGAAGGACAACAAGGCCTACAAATGCACGCTGTGCGTGGACCGCGTATCGGTCGGCCAGGAACCGGCCTGCGTCAAAACCTGTCCTACCGGCGCGATCAACTTCGGCAGCAAGCAGGACATGCTGCACCAGGCTGGCGAGCGGGTCACCGAGCTTCAGGGACGCGGTTTTGCCGGTGCCGGAATCTATGACCCGCAAGGCGTAGGCGGCACTCACGTGGTCTACGTGCTGCAGCATGCGGACAAACCCCAGCTGTATCACAAGCTGCCAACCGACCCGCGCATCAGCACTGCGATCCAGGGTTGGAAAGGCTGGATGAAGCCGGTGGCCGCCGCGGCGTTTTTCGCCACCCTCGCCGGCACCCTGTTCCATTACATCGGCGTGGGCCCCAACGAGGTCGACGAACAGGACGAGAAGCACGAGGAGGACACCCACGCATGAACACCGACAAATTGATCCTGCGCACCCGCTTTATCGACCGCGCCTGCCACTGGTTCATGGTGATCTGCTTTTTCGCCGTGGCGTTGTCGGGCCTGTCGTGGTTCTTCCCCTCGTTCAACGGCCTCAACGCCGTGTTCGGCACCCCGCAGTTGGCACGTATTCTTCACCCCTTTTTCGGCGTGGTGGTGTTCGTTCTGCTGATGTTCCTGTTCGCGCGCTTCGTGCGCTACAACCTGCCGGAGCGCGAAGACGCGCAATGGTTCAGGAACGTCAAGCAAGTGCTGGCCGGCAAGCATGATCCGGCGTTGAACATCGGCAAATACAACGCCGGGCAGAAGGTGTTGTTCTGGGGCATCATGACCTTGATCACGGTGTTGCTGCTCAGCGGTGTGGTGATCTGGCGGCCGTATTTCGCGCCGCTGTTCTCGATCCCCAGCATTCGTATCGGCCTTCTGGTACACGCAGTAGCAGGTATTTCCTTGATTCTGCTGATCATCGGTCATGCCTACCTGGCGTTCTGGGTCAAGGGCTCGATTCGCGGCATGGTCACCGGCTACGTCAGCCGCACCTGGGCCAAGACCCACCATGACCGCTGGTACCGGCAGATCAACAAACAGAACAAAACCGGGAGCAAGCCATGAGCAGTATCCACATGACCCCGGTGCAAACACCCAGCGGCGGCATCGCCCAGATTGCGCCCGTTCTGTTGCCATCGCTCACGGACCGCTACGCCAAGCGTGCTGTCCGTCTACGTGAGCTTGCCGACACCCATGCCATGGGCGAATACCTCGGTTTTTGCGCACAACTGGTAGACGCCCAGCAGCACTTGCTTGAACGCCTGCCATTGCCACAGGCACTGGCTGAAGGCCTTGCGCACCGTTTGGGTAGCGGCCAGGCGCCATTGGCCACGGCCAACTACCCACGCGACCCGTATTGGCAGCAACTGCTGCAGGGTGTGATCGAACGGCTGTACAACGACGCCAACCCGAACGTGCGCAGTACCCTGGACAGCCTCGGCGCCCATAGCCCAGCGCAACTGGAGGAACTGGCCAGCGCCTTGCTGGCCGGCGGCTACGAGCAGGTTGGCAGCGGCCAAGCACTGTTCCTTTGGGCGGCGCTGTCGCTGTACTTCACCCAGTTGGCCAGCGCCCTGCCTGCTTCGGCCAGTGCTGTTATTGGCGAGCAACGCCAGCACTGCCCGGTATGCACAAGCGCCCCGGTCGCCAGC is a window of Pseudomonas sp. DG56-2 DNA encoding:
- a CDS encoding formate dehydrogenase subunit gamma; translation: MNTDKLILRTRFIDRACHWFMVICFFAVALSGLSWFFPSFNGLNAVFGTPQLARILHPFFGVVVFVLLMFLFARFVRYNLPEREDAQWFRNVKQVLAGKHDPALNIGKYNAGQKVLFWGIMTLITVLLLSGVVIWRPYFAPLFSIPSIRIGLLVHAVAGISLILLIIGHAYLAFWVKGSIRGMVTGYVSRTWAKTHHDRWYRQINKQNKTGSKP
- the fdhE gene encoding formate dehydrogenase accessory protein FdhE produces the protein MSSIHMTPVQTPSGGIAQIAPVLLPSLTDRYAKRAVRLRELADTHAMGEYLGFCAQLVDAQQHLLERLPLPQALAEGLAHRLGSGQAPLATANYPRDPYWQQLLQGVIERLYNDANPNVRSTLDSLGAHSPAQLEELASALLAGGYEQVGSGQALFLWAALSLYFTQLASALPASASAVIGEQRQHCPVCTSAPVASVVMTGSQAGLRYLQCSLCECRWHMVRVKCSNCEATGALDYWSLERQDAAVKAESCNDCHSYLKVFYPEKDRDQELLADDLASLALDAEVEREGFGRSGVSPFLFPG
- the fdxH gene encoding formate dehydrogenase subunit beta — encoded protein: MSMQSQDIVRRSATSVLTPAPHTRDHQAEVAKLIDVSICIGCKACQVACNEWNDLRDEVGHNVGVYDNPADLSAETWTLMRFDEVEDESGKLEWLIRKDGCMHCADPGCLKACPQPGAIIQYANGIVDFQSEHCIGCGYCIAGCPFDVPRISQKDNKAYKCTLCVDRVSVGQEPACVKTCPTGAINFGSKQDMLHQAGERVTELQGRGFAGAGIYDPQGVGGTHVVYVLQHADKPQLYHKLPTDPRISTAIQGWKGWMKPVAAAAFFATLAGTLFHYIGVGPNEVDEQDEKHEEDTHA